A part of Terriglobales bacterium genomic DNA contains:
- a CDS encoding tetratricopeptide repeat protein, which produces MKDADQRDQAIEFFRQAYAHQMQGEYKEAIELYTRSIEAFPTAEAYTFRGWTYSLLGDYSTAIAECMEAIKLDPEFGNPYNDIGAYMIEQKRLDEALPWLEKATRARRYDAYCFPWYNMGRVYEKKYNWAQAKKCYRRAVEENPKYMPAKVALKRLRVIWN; this is translated from the coding sequence ATGAAAGACGCAGACCAGAGGGACCAGGCTATTGAGTTCTTTCGCCAGGCCTACGCCCATCAGATGCAGGGCGAATACAAGGAAGCGATCGAACTTTATACCCGTTCCATCGAAGCATTTCCCACTGCCGAGGCTTACACCTTTCGCGGCTGGACCTACTCTCTGCTGGGAGACTATTCCACCGCCATCGCCGAGTGCATGGAAGCGATAAAGTTAGACCCGGAATTCGGTAACCCCTACAACGACATTGGGGCTTACATGATCGAACAGAAACGCCTCGATGAAGCTCTGCCTTGGCTGGAGAAAGCCACTCGCGCCCGCCGCTACGATGCCTATTGTTTTCCCTGGTACAACATGGGCCGCGTTTACGAGAAGAAGTACAACTGGGCGCAAGCCAAGAAGTGCTATCGGCGCGCCGTAGAAGAAAATCCGAAATACATGCCCGCCAAAGTCGCCCTCAAGCGCTTGCGCGTCATCTGGAATTGA
- a CDS encoding 3-isopropylmalate dehydrogenase: MNEKKRIAVVPGDGIGQEVIPLAVSVMDVTEVPLEFTYFDWGADRYLKDGTTIPADGFTMLAREFDAIFVGALGDPRVPSNVHAKEILLGMRFKMDLYANVRPVKLLDESLCPLKNATPSDVDFVVIRENTEGVYMDMGGTFKRDTLDEVATQEDMNTRKGVERVIRFAFEYARVNGRKKVLMADKSNVMTYAGGLWQRVFKQVAQEFPEIQRQHMYVDALCLQMVREPRSLDVIVTNNMFGDIITDLAAALQGGLGMAASGNIHPGRTSMFEPVHGSAPPIAGKDIANPMGAILTGAMMLSHLGLAAEAKKIEAAVLEAVQQKKTTQDVGGSLGTKGCAEWIRKKVGE; the protein is encoded by the coding sequence GTGAATGAGAAGAAGCGCATTGCGGTTGTTCCGGGGGATGGCATTGGGCAGGAAGTGATTCCGCTGGCAGTGAGCGTGATGGATGTTACCGAGGTGCCGCTGGAATTTACCTATTTTGATTGGGGCGCCGACCGCTACCTGAAGGATGGCACGACCATTCCAGCTGACGGCTTCACCATGCTGGCACGAGAATTTGATGCCATTTTTGTGGGCGCCCTGGGTGATCCGCGCGTGCCCAGCAATGTTCATGCCAAGGAGATCCTTCTCGGCATGCGGTTCAAGATGGACCTCTATGCGAATGTGCGGCCGGTAAAGTTGCTGGATGAATCGCTGTGTCCGCTGAAGAATGCCACTCCAAGCGACGTCGATTTTGTTGTGATCCGCGAGAATACTGAAGGTGTGTACATGGATATGGGAGGAACCTTCAAGCGCGATACGCTGGATGAAGTTGCGACGCAGGAGGACATGAATACCCGCAAGGGAGTGGAGCGGGTGATTCGTTTTGCCTTTGAATATGCGCGCGTGAACGGCCGGAAGAAAGTACTAATGGCGGACAAATCGAATGTCATGACCTACGCCGGAGGTTTGTGGCAGCGAGTGTTCAAGCAGGTGGCGCAGGAATTTCCGGAGATTCAGCGCCAGCATATGTACGTGGATGCGTTGTGCCTGCAGATGGTGCGGGAACCGAGGTCACTGGACGTGATCGTGACCAACAATATGTTCGGCGACATTATTACCGACCTGGCGGCGGCGTTGCAGGGAGGATTGGGCATGGCAGCGAGCGGGAATATCCATCCGGGCCGGACTTCGATGTTCGAGCCGGTGCATGGGTCGGCGCCGCCGATCGCGGGCAAAGATATCGCTAATCCGATGGGCGCGATCCTGACTGGAGCAATGATGCTGTCGCACCTGGGGCTGGCGGCAGAGGCGAAGAAAATTGAAGCGGCAGTGCTCGAGGCGGTGCAGCAGAAGAAAACGACGCAGGACGTGGGGGGCAGTCTGGGCACAAAGGGGTGTGCGGAGTGGATCAGGAAGAAGGTGGGGGAGTGA
- the mtnP gene encoding S-methyl-5'-thioadenosine phosphorylase, with amino-acid sequence MSEAEIGIIGGSGLYSMPGLSDVREVRLDTAFGEPSDGYILGKLEGRRVAFLARHGRGHRILPSELNFRANIMGFKMLGVERILSPSAVGSLKEKLCPMDFVIPDQFVDRTYARKSTFFGDGVVVHIAFADPVCPEVSRVLNAACSEAEVNAKLGGTYLCIEGPQFSTKAESNLYRSWGVDVIGMTNLQEAKLAREAEICYATLAMVTDYDCWHPAHESVTAEQIIAVLMKNAENAIRVLRHSVARMPSKRNCNCASALATAIVTDRAKIPPETLKRLEPIIGKYIAEGAVK; translated from the coding sequence TTGTCGGAAGCGGAGATTGGGATTATCGGCGGCAGTGGTCTGTACAGCATGCCTGGGCTCAGCGATGTGCGCGAGGTTAGGCTGGATACAGCATTTGGTGAGCCGTCGGATGGCTACATTCTGGGCAAGCTGGAAGGAAGGAGGGTCGCATTTCTGGCGCGGCATGGGCGCGGACACCGCATTCTGCCCAGTGAGTTGAATTTCCGGGCAAACATCATGGGATTCAAAATGCTGGGGGTGGAGCGAATCCTGTCTCCGTCAGCAGTGGGATCTCTGAAAGAAAAACTCTGCCCGATGGATTTTGTGATCCCCGATCAATTTGTGGACCGCACGTATGCGCGGAAGTCGACTTTCTTTGGTGATGGAGTGGTGGTGCACATCGCGTTCGCGGATCCGGTTTGCCCGGAAGTTTCGAGAGTGCTGAATGCAGCCTGCAGTGAAGCAGAGGTAAACGCAAAGCTGGGTGGCACCTACCTGTGCATCGAGGGCCCGCAGTTTTCGACTAAGGCAGAATCGAATCTGTATCGCAGTTGGGGCGTGGACGTCATCGGCATGACTAACTTGCAGGAAGCCAAGCTGGCGCGTGAAGCAGAGATTTGCTATGCCACGCTGGCCATGGTCACAGACTACGATTGCTGGCATCCGGCTCATGAATCGGTTACCGCCGAGCAGATCATCGCCGTGTTGATGAAGAATGCGGAGAATGCAATTCGCGTGCTGCGTCATTCGGTAGCCCGCATGCCTAGCAAACGCAATTGCAATTGTGCCTCGGCCCTGGCGACAGCAATTGTTACTGATCG
- a CDS encoding folate-binding protein, which translates to MTTLTTPLNEHLLAAGARRGEYRGVETARSFGNPTHEFGILLRGCGLFDLGWRSKISITGKDRIRWMNGMATNNIRDLPVDQGNYNFLLNAQGRIQGDLYVYNFGDHLLVDTEAWQTPTILKLFKHYIIMDAVEVTDISEKLTALGLQGPQSREVLHRLGLNVPDDLRPQHVLKLTWQNVGVSLIRMAGHLADGYEIWLSPSDASRLWDALSAAGATPVGTDALEIFRVTAGIPRFGQDIRDRDLPQETGQMQALNFSKGCYLGQEIVERIRSRGNVHRQLTGLLIEGEPPAPGTKLVVNGKDVGEITTALKVPAAGAEKTLALGYIRKEAVRPDIIVQVNGSQAKLFNPPFREALLTG; encoded by the coding sequence ATGACGACGCTGACTACGCCGCTGAACGAACATCTTCTCGCCGCTGGCGCCCGAAGGGGCGAATACCGCGGCGTCGAAACCGCACGCTCCTTTGGCAACCCGACACACGAGTTCGGAATTTTGCTTCGCGGCTGCGGCCTTTTCGATCTCGGCTGGCGCTCAAAAATCTCGATCACCGGTAAAGATCGCATCCGCTGGATGAACGGCATGGCCACCAATAACATCCGTGACCTGCCGGTGGATCAGGGCAATTACAACTTCTTGCTCAATGCTCAAGGCCGTATCCAAGGCGACCTTTATGTCTATAACTTCGGCGATCACCTGCTTGTGGACACCGAAGCCTGGCAGACCCCGACCATTCTGAAGCTGTTCAAGCACTACATCATCATGGATGCCGTCGAGGTTACGGACATCAGCGAAAAGCTCACCGCCTTGGGATTGCAGGGACCCCAATCGCGCGAGGTGCTTCACCGCCTGGGACTCAATGTCCCCGACGATCTTCGGCCACAGCATGTCCTGAAGCTGACCTGGCAAAATGTTGGCGTCTCCCTGATCCGCATGGCCGGCCATCTTGCAGACGGTTACGAAATCTGGCTGTCGCCCTCTGACGCAAGCCGTCTATGGGATGCCCTGTCTGCCGCCGGAGCGACTCCGGTTGGCACCGATGCGCTGGAAATCTTCCGCGTCACCGCTGGAATTCCGCGCTTCGGCCAGGACATTCGTGATCGCGACCTGCCCCAGGAAACGGGACAGATGCAAGCCCTCAATTTCTCGAAAGGTTGTTACCTCGGACAGGAGATCGTCGAACGCATCCGCTCTCGAGGCAATGTTCATCGCCAACTGACCGGATTACTGATCGAAGGTGAGCCCCCTGCTCCAGGAACCAAGCTGGTAGTAAACGGCAAAGACGTGGGAGAAATCACAACCGCTCTGAAGGTGCCTGCAGCCGGCGCTGAGAAAACATTGGCCTTGGGGTACATTCGGAAGGAAGCCGTCCGCCCGGATATCATCGTGCAAGTGAATGGATCGCAGGCGAAGCTTTTCAATCCGCCATTCCGGGAAGCACTATTGACCGGTTAA